One bacterium genomic window, CGCCGACAACAATACCCAGAAGCGCAATAAGCAGGAAAAGAAGACCGCCTGAACTTTCGAATATAGAGGAGGATATGGATGTACTCTTTTCCTGTGATTCCGTTGTCCCGAATGCGAGCCTTGAAAGTATGAGACCGGCCGCTATAACGGCTCCTCCTGCAAAACCGCCGCCCGGCGATAGATGGCCGTAGAGAACGATGTAGCAACCGTAGAGGAAGATGAAACCTTCTACTATGCGGGCTATAACTCTTACAATAGGCGTCATTCCATTCATTTCTTCCTCCCTTCAAGTCTCAAGAGAGAGATTACTCCAATGACTGACGTAAAGAGAACGGTCGCTTCGCCCAGGGTGTCGAAGCCGCGGTAATCGAGAACAACTGATGTAACAACGTTGGCAGACCCTGTTTCGGACATGCCTTCTATCGCATTTTGCACGTAATGAAGCGATGCCGGGCCAAGTGAACGTCCCATTGGCGCAAGCACCGATAGCTCTAAAAGCATCTGGACTCCAAAGTAAACGAAAACAAGGGCAAACAAACCGAAGACAATAAAGGAGAATATATCTCCGCCCACATACTTGCGTCCAAGGGTTGAATCTGTATGAGTGGTCTTGAGAATCACCGCGACAAAGAAAACGACCGATAGAACTTCAATGACTATCTGAACAATAGCGAGGTCGGGCGCTGCAAGCCTTATGAAGCCTATGGCAACTGCAAACCCCACAGCGCCAAGAGCAATCGCAGATGCTAGAAGATCTTTTATCTCAACCGCAACGATCCCTGCAACAACCATGAATATCAACAAAAGGATCAGATCAAGCACCGCCGCCTCCTCTGATAAAGATAAGAAGAATCAAAAGCAGCATGCCCAGAAACAACCAGGCTACGTAGAACGGAAGCCTGCCGGTATGCAACAGACTGAATCCCTTGCCGACGAATTGAAAGAAACGCTTTATGAGTTCCGCAAACGCGTTCAGCGTGTCATCAACAAGACGTTTAAGGGCTTTACCAAGGGCTTTTGCGCTGTTTCTAATGTAATAGAAGAAATCGAATGAGCCGCCGTCGGCGAAACGGTAAAGCTCGGAAAAGAGTTCCGTATTCTTCACGGAAGAATAAAAATGCGAGCCGGAAAAATGCATCTCCTCTTCCGTGAGCTCCTCGGCTCCGGTAAACACCTTGCGCTTCTTGAATGCGTAGGTCCTTCCCATCAAGTAGATTAAGAATCCGACGGAGAGAAGAATAAGCATCAAAGCGGCAAAGCCTAGGGGCGAGAAAAAGCCCCTGGGAACCGCTACCGATGCCGAAAGAGCGGGATATACAAGGAAAGGCAAGGGCAGCCGGAATGCAAAAAGTCCGAAAGCAATACAGACAAGAGCCATAACCAGCGGAGGAAACCAGGAGTTGAATTTAGCTTCCTTGACGCCTTCAAACTTCTTCGGCTTCATACCAAGGTAAATAGAGTGACCAAGCTTGAGGAAAGACGCAAGCGTTAGAACGCTTCCGAACATGCCTGCAACAAGAAAGATATAGAACACGGGATTCCTGGAACCAATATCAACCAGAGCCTGATAAACAAGCCACTTGGAGATAAACCCGTTGAGAGGCGGCACGCCCGATATGGCCAATCCCCCTACAAGAAACGAGAAGAAAGTAATGGGCATGGCCGAGGCTAAACCACCAAGTTTATCGATGTCAGACTCACCCGTTTGTCTTTTTACAGCACCCTGAGTAAGAAAGAGGGAAGTCTTATAAAACCCTCCATTAATCATATGAAACAGACCTCCAACCATACCCAAAGGTGTTCCTGAGGCTATTCCTAGGATCATATATCCCGCCTGAGTGACGGTCAGATAGGAAAGGGTCTTTGCAGCATCCTTCTGCACTAAAGCCATGAACACGGTTGCAAGGATTGTCACCGCACCTATCGAAAGGAATACTATCTGTATAGTCATGTTGGAGCGTATTTCAAAAACCGAATAGCAAAGTCTTAAGAAGAGATAGATGCCGAGTATCTTGTCGAGACTAGCAGGTATGAAAGCCATTGTTTCGGCTGGTGCGGTCTCAGCCGCTTTAGGTATCCACGTATGCAGAGGAAATGAACCAGCCTTAGTCAATGCGCCGACCCCAATACAGACAAACGAGATTATTGCAAGAGGATTGTTAAGGGTGAATCTCTGAAGAATAGTCTTGGGAAAATAGGATAACTGGCC contains:
- a CDS encoding sodium:proton antiporter; protein product: MNGMTPIVRVIARIVEGFIFLYGCYIVLYGHLSPGGGFAGGAVIAAGLILSRLAFGTTESQEKSTSISSSIFESSGGLLFLLIALLGIVVGGYFFMNLFPVFGKPGTLLSAGSIPLSNIAIAVKVAGAILTIFIVLASTKYILKD
- a CDS encoding DUF4040 domain-containing protein; its protein translation is MLDLILLLIFMVVAGIVAVEIKDLLASAIALGAVGFAVAIGFIRLAAPDLAIVQIVIEVLSVVFFVAVILKTTHTDSTLGRKYVGGDIFSFIVFGLFALVFVYFGVQMLLELSVLAPMGRSLGPASLHYVQNAIEGMSETGSANVVTSVVLDYRGFDTLGEATVLFTSVIGVISLLRLEGRKK